One part of the Truepera radiovictrix DSM 17093 genome encodes these proteins:
- the menC gene encoding o-succinylbenzoate synthase: MKLERIELRELEVSLKFRFETSFGVEQRLRKVLVTVFSEGLEGYGEATAGSFPGYSYETTRTVWDTLCEHVVPRVLGHDVQTPAQLLAWLAPIRGHNMAIGALETAFWDLQAKAAGVPLWVLLGGVRTAHPVGASLGIQESIAKTVEVALAHAEAGYKRLKFKIKPGWDVAPLRAVREALPEMPLTVDANSAYRLTDARVFGQLDDLGLDYIEQPLAHDDLVDHAQLQRLLATPLCLDESVHSPEDARKGLQLGAGRVINIKVGRVRGHLLARRVHDVALAFGASVWCGGMLELGVGRAHNLHLSALEGFSLPGDTASASRYWDEDIVEPTLDAVSGVQRIPEGAGIGVSLKRDLIEKLTLRRETFA; encoded by the coding sequence ATGAAACTCGAACGCATCGAGCTGCGCGAGCTCGAGGTGAGCTTAAAGTTCCGCTTTGAGACGAGCTTCGGCGTCGAGCAGCGCCTGCGCAAGGTGCTCGTCACGGTGTTTAGCGAAGGGCTCGAGGGTTACGGCGAGGCCACCGCGGGCTCCTTTCCCGGCTACTCGTACGAAACCACCCGGACGGTGTGGGACACCCTTTGCGAGCACGTCGTACCGCGCGTGCTCGGCCACGACGTGCAGACCCCCGCGCAGCTGCTGGCTTGGCTCGCCCCCATCCGCGGCCACAACATGGCAATAGGCGCTCTCGAGACCGCCTTCTGGGACCTTCAGGCTAAAGCCGCCGGGGTGCCCTTGTGGGTGCTTTTGGGGGGCGTCCGCACGGCGCACCCGGTCGGGGCGTCGCTGGGGATCCAGGAGAGCATCGCCAAAACGGTCGAGGTCGCCCTCGCCCACGCCGAAGCGGGGTACAAGCGCCTCAAGTTCAAGATCAAACCGGGGTGGGACGTCGCGCCCCTGCGCGCCGTGCGCGAGGCGCTCCCCGAGATGCCGCTGACGGTCGACGCCAACAGCGCCTACCGGCTCACGGACGCGCGCGTCTTCGGGCAGCTCGACGACCTCGGGCTCGACTACATCGAGCAGCCCTTGGCGCACGACGACCTCGTCGACCACGCGCAGCTCCAGCGCCTCCTCGCCACCCCCCTCTGCCTCGACGAGTCCGTCCACTCCCCCGAGGACGCGCGCAAGGGTCTGCAGCTCGGGGCGGGGCGCGTGATCAACATCAAAGTGGGGCGCGTGCGCGGGCACCTCCTGGCGCGGCGGGTGCACGACGTCGCCCTCGCGTTCGGCGCGTCCGTGTGGTGCGGGGGGATGTTGGAGCTCGGCGTCGGGCGCGCGCACAACCTGCACCTCAGCGCCCTCGAGGGCTTTTCGCTCCCCGGCGACACCGCGAGCGCCTCGCGCTACTGGGACGAGGACATCGTCGAACCCACCTTGGACGCCGTCAGCGGCGTGCAGCGGATCCCCGAGGGCGCCGGCATCGGCGTCAGCTTAAAACGTGACCTCATCGAGAAGCTGACGCTGCGCCGCGAGACCTTCGCCTAG
- a CDS encoding alpha/beta hydrolase family protein — protein MAFSVALTQTDATAQTAAASFVFGDPLPDAPELAARGPYGVGVRTLALVNPDQLEVLAVTPQDPEPRYDRPLTVELFYPGDAPAGALTTYEDVFGHSADPERPNRPLTFLGRAERDAEPDASGAPYPLVILSHGYPGSRLMMTYLAENLASKGYVVAAVAHTDSTFDDVGAFASTLLNRPLDQLFVLDELARRGAGEGFLGGLVDAERVALIGYSMGGYGALNAAGAGFSEAAVAAPFVPNRALALRQTGAFEPDPRIKAVVAFAPWGGPAALEAVGVSGLSFWDEAGLAGLRVPTLFVAGDQDDVSGFEGGVKALFEGAVNAERYLLVYQNARHNVAPNPPPLGAPFTEYARYAEFAWDARRINNINQHFVTAFLAKVLKGEPTGRYLELVERSNEGVWAQREDGSFAPEHSYWAGFENRTAVGLEFYHRPARGRE, from the coding sequence ATGGCCTTCTCCGTTGCGCTCACCCAGACCGACGCCACCGCCCAGACCGCCGCCGCCAGCTTCGTCTTCGGCGACCCTCTGCCGGACGCGCCGGAACTCGCGGCGCGCGGCCCCTACGGGGTCGGGGTGCGCACCCTGGCGCTCGTCAACCCGGACCAGCTCGAGGTGCTCGCCGTCACCCCCCAGGACCCCGAACCGCGCTACGACCGCCCGCTCACCGTCGAGCTCTTCTACCCCGGCGACGCCCCCGCGGGCGCGCTGACGACCTACGAGGACGTCTTCGGTCACAGCGCCGACCCCGAGCGGCCCAACCGCCCCCTGACCTTCCTCGGGCGCGCCGAGCGGGACGCCGAACCCGACGCCAGCGGCGCGCCCTACCCCCTCGTCATCTTGTCGCACGGCTACCCGGGCTCGAGGCTGATGATGACCTACCTCGCCGAGAACCTCGCCTCCAAGGGGTACGTGGTCGCCGCCGTGGCCCACACCGATTCGACCTTCGACGATGTGGGCGCGTTTGCCAGCACGCTCTTAAACCGCCCCCTGGACCAGCTTTTCGTGCTCGACGAGCTCGCCCGGCGCGGCGCGGGCGAGGGCTTTTTAGGCGGTCTCGTCGACGCCGAGAGGGTCGCGCTCATCGGCTACTCGATGGGCGGTTACGGCGCACTTAACGCCGCCGGCGCGGGCTTTAGCGAGGCGGCGGTCGCCGCCCCCTTCGTCCCCAACCGGGCGCTCGCGCTGCGGCAGACGGGCGCCTTCGAACCGGACCCGCGGATCAAGGCGGTCGTGGCCTTCGCCCCCTGGGGGGGGCCCGCCGCCCTCGAGGCCGTCGGCGTCTCCGGGCTGTCGTTCTGGGACGAGGCGGGGCTCGCCGGGCTGCGCGTCCCCACGCTCTTCGTAGCGGGCGACCAGGACGACGTGTCGGGGTTCGAGGGGGGCGTCAAGGCGCTCTTCGAGGGGGCTGTAAACGCCGAGCGCTACCTGCTCGTCTACCAGAACGCGCGGCACAACGTCGCGCCGAACCCGCCGCCTCTTGGCGCCCCCTTTACCGAGTACGCGCGCTACGCCGAGTTCGCCTGGGACGCGCGGCGCATCAACAACATCAACCAGCACTTCGTGACGGCGTTTTTGGCCAAGGTGCTCAAGGGGGAGCCGACGGGGCGCTACTTGGAGCTCGTCGAGCGCTCCAACGAAGGCGTTTGGGCGCAGCGCGAGGACGGCTCCTTCGCGCCCGAGCACTCCTACTGGGCGGGGTTTGAAAACCGGACGGCGGTCGGGCTCGAGTTCTACCACCGGCCCGCTCGCGGGCGCGAGTAG
- a CDS encoding flavin reductase family protein, which produces MTPPTHVDVAALGAQRAYKLLTSAVIPRPIAWVSTVSKGGVPNVAPYSFFNAVASEPLTVLFSAGRKRDGSPKDSLKNAQETGEFVVNLVDEPLAEAMNHTSGAWAHEVSEFDEAGLRAAASLRVRAPRVAAAPVALECRVTQLFELAGGASTLVLGEVLVIYVREGLLAEDGLIDAAAYRPVARLGRDAYATLGRVFRLARPEV; this is translated from the coding sequence ATGACACCGCCCACACACGTTGACGTCGCCGCGTTGGGCGCCCAAAGGGCCTACAAGCTGCTCACGAGCGCCGTCATCCCCCGGCCCATCGCGTGGGTCAGCACCGTCTCCAAGGGTGGGGTGCCTAACGTCGCCCCCTATTCGTTCTTTAACGCGGTGGCGAGCGAGCCCCTCACGGTCCTCTTCTCCGCCGGTCGCAAACGCGACGGGTCCCCCAAGGACTCGCTCAAAAACGCTCAGGAGACGGGCGAGTTCGTCGTCAACCTCGTCGACGAGCCGTTGGCCGAGGCCATGAACCACACCTCCGGGGCGTGGGCGCACGAGGTCAGCGAGTTTGATGAGGCGGGGCTGCGCGCGGCGGCCTCGCTGCGGGTCCGAGCGCCTCGCGTCGCGGCGGCCCCCGTCGCTTTGGAGTGCCGCGTCACGCAGCTTTTCGAGCTTGCCGGTGGGGCGTCGACGCTTGTACTCGGTGAGGTGCTGGTGATCTATGTGCGTGAGGGGTTGCTCGCCGAGGACGGCCTGATAGACGCGGCGGCGTACCGCCCCGTCGCCCGCTTGGGCCGAGACGCGTACGCGACGCTCGGGCGCGTGTTTCGGCTTGCGCGCCCGGAGGTCTAG
- a CDS encoding alpha/beta hydrolase: protein MATLHDGRQLTRRGAPLERARVAVLALHGRGDSAAGILSLADALNVPGVAFAAPQAAGGSWYPYSFLAPLEQNEPHLSAALRAVGEALAVLGEAGVPREKTVLLGFSQGACLALEYAARNAARYGGVVALSGGLIGPEGTPRDLSGSLLGTPVFLGCSDVDAHIPAARVHASAEVMARLGGDVTKRIYPGLGHTVNQDELDAVRQLLTGLSEADDTAHTR from the coding sequence GTGGCGACGCTCCACGACGGCCGCCAGCTCACCCGCCGCGGCGCCCCCCTGGAGCGCGCCAGGGTCGCCGTGCTCGCCCTGCACGGGCGTGGCGACTCGGCGGCGGGGATCTTAAGCCTGGCCGACGCTCTTAACGTCCCCGGGGTCGCCTTCGCGGCGCCCCAGGCGGCGGGGGGGAGCTGGTACCCGTACTCGTTTCTGGCGCCCTTGGAGCAGAACGAGCCCCACTTGAGCGCCGCGCTGCGGGCGGTCGGGGAGGCGCTCGCGGTCCTCGGGGAGGCGGGGGTGCCGAGGGAGAAGACGGTGCTTTTGGGCTTTTCGCAGGGGGCGTGTTTGGCGCTCGAGTACGCCGCTCGCAACGCCGCGCGCTACGGCGGGGTCGTGGCGCTCTCGGGCGGTCTTATCGGCCCCGAGGGGACGCCGCGGGACCTCTCGGGGTCGCTCCTTGGCACGCCGGTCTTCCTGGGGTGCAGCGACGTGGACGCGCACATCCCCGCAGCAAGGGTCCACGCGTCGGCGGAGGTGATGGCGCGCCTCGGGGGCGACGTCACGAAGCGCATCTATCCGGGGCTGGGGCACACCGTCAACCAAGACGAACTGGACGCCGTGCGGCAGCTTCTCACCGGGCTGTCGGAGGCCGATGACACCGCCCACACACGTTGA
- a CDS encoding VOC family protein, with the protein MVTGLHHITLGCSDAARTVAFYTRVLGLRLVKKTVNFDDPTSYHLYFGDARGTPGSVVTFFEWAGAPRGAPGIGGTHHFALQVPDGSVLRKWKRYLTDRGVAVKGPLDRHYFESLYFEDPDGATIELATQGPGWTIDEPADALGQSYRAPPSEMLTTNRDRARVTADTYPEEVPERTPDMALRFGMHHITAIASDIGRTHAFLGELLGLELVKRTANFDDPESAHLYWGVSGGRPGTLVTYFERDPRREPRARMGAGQTHHYALAVPDDETQGVFRERLLAAGYRVSPVMDRVYFKSIYTQDPDGHIVELATAGPGFTVDEDEHALGTGLMLPPWLEAERGRLEPYLQPLEAPLWDPQVVG; encoded by the coding sequence ATGGTCACAGGACTTCACCACATCACGCTGGGCTGCAGCGACGCCGCCCGGACGGTGGCCTTTTACACCCGCGTGCTGGGTCTGCGGCTGGTCAAAAAGACCGTCAACTTCGACGACCCGACCTCGTATCACCTCTACTTCGGCGACGCGCGCGGTACACCGGGGAGCGTGGTGACCTTTTTCGAGTGGGCGGGGGCGCCGCGGGGCGCGCCGGGCATCGGGGGCACCCACCACTTCGCCCTGCAAGTCCCCGACGGCAGCGTGCTGCGCAAGTGGAAGCGCTACCTAACGGACCGTGGGGTCGCGGTCAAAGGCCCCTTGGACCGGCACTACTTCGAGTCGCTCTACTTCGAGGACCCCGACGGCGCCACTATCGAGCTCGCGACGCAGGGCCCGGGGTGGACGATCGACGAACCGGCGGACGCCTTGGGCCAGAGCTACCGCGCACCGCCCTCTGAGATGCTCACCACCAACCGCGACCGCGCGCGCGTCACAGCCGACACCTACCCCGAGGAGGTGCCGGAGCGGACCCCCGACATGGCGCTCAGGTTCGGTATGCACCACATCACCGCCATCGCCAGCGACATCGGGCGGACGCACGCTTTTTTAGGCGAGCTGCTAGGGTTGGAGCTCGTCAAGCGCACCGCCAACTTCGACGACCCGGAGTCCGCGCACCTGTACTGGGGCGTCAGCGGTGGCCGACCGGGGACGCTGGTGACCTACTTCGAGCGCGACCCCAGACGGGAGCCGCGCGCCCGCATGGGCGCCGGCCAGACGCACCACTACGCGCTCGCGGTACCCGACGACGAGACGCAAGGGGTCTTTCGCGAGCGCCTCCTGGCGGCGGGGTACCGGGTGTCGCCGGTGATGGACCGGGTGTACTTTAAGAGCATCTACACCCAAGACCCCGACGGGCACATCGTCGAGCTCGCGACCGCCGGTCCCGGCTTTACGGTCGACGAGGACGAGCACGCGCTGGGCACCGGGCTCATGCTGCCGCCCTGGTTAGAAGCGGAGCGGGGGCGGCTCGAGCCCTACCTGCAACCCCTCGAGGCGCCCCTCTGGGACCCGCAGGTGGTGGGGTAG